The Lentisphaerota bacterium genome includes a region encoding these proteins:
- a CDS encoding 3-isopropylmalate dehydrogenase, translated as MSKTYNIALIGGDGTGPEVAREGVKVLQVAAAKFGFKINVTPYDFGAERYLRTGETLPDSAIEEMKKYHSIFLGAIGHPDVKPGILELGILLKMRFALDQYINLRPVRLFPGVETPLKGKGPEDIDFVVIRENSGGIYTGMGGATRVGTSEEIASQLMVYDRRTVDRCLRYAFELKRRRNAANPKYAAKPITLVHKRNVLTHCGDLWFRAFEEMGARDFPELTRDYNHIDAANMWFVKNPEWFDVVVTENLFGDIITDLGAMIQGGLGIAAGGNINPVGISMFEPMGGSAPKYTGKNVINPIAAIGAAGMMLDTLGERAAAAAVEKAIMATTPKMKSQAAGKMGFGTTEVGDLVAGMV; from the coding sequence ATGAGCAAGACGTACAACATTGCATTGATCGGCGGCGACGGCACCGGACCCGAAGTGGCGCGCGAGGGCGTCAAGGTGCTTCAGGTTGCGGCCGCCAAGTTTGGATTCAAGATCAACGTCACGCCCTATGATTTTGGCGCCGAGCGCTACTTGCGCACGGGCGAGACGCTGCCCGACTCGGCCATCGAGGAGATGAAGAAGTATCACTCCATCTTCCTCGGCGCGATCGGCCATCCGGATGTGAAGCCGGGCATTCTCGAACTCGGCATTCTGCTCAAGATGCGCTTTGCGCTTGACCAGTACATCAACCTCCGCCCCGTGCGCCTCTTCCCCGGCGTGGAAACGCCGCTCAAGGGCAAGGGGCCCGAGGACATCGATTTCGTGGTCATCCGCGAGAATTCCGGCGGCATCTACACCGGCATGGGCGGCGCCACGCGCGTGGGCACCTCTGAGGAAATCGCCTCCCAGCTTATGGTCTACGACCGCCGCACGGTGGACCGCTGCCTGCGCTATGCCTTCGAGCTCAAGCGCCGGCGCAACGCTGCCAACCCGAAATATGCCGCCAAGCCGATCACGCTGGTCCACAAGCGCAACGTGCTGACCCACTGCGGCGACCTCTGGTTCCGCGCCTTCGAGGAGATGGGCGCCCGCGACTTCCCGGAGCTGACGCGCGATTACAACCACATTGACGCGGCCAACATGTGGTTTGTCAAGAATCCCGAGTGGTTCGATGTGGTCGTGACCGAGAATCTGTTCGGCGACATCATCACCGACCTGGGCGCCATGATCCAGGGGGGGCTGGGCATCGCCGCTGGCGGCAACATCAACCCGGTCGGCATTTCGATGTTTGAGCCGATGGGCGGCTCCGCGCCCAAGTACACGGGCAAGAACGTCATCAACCCGATCGCCGCGATCGGCGCGGCCGGCATGATGCTGGACACCCTGGGCGAACGCGCCGCCGCCGCCGCCGTGGAAAAGGCCATCATGGCCACCACGCCGAAGATGAAGAGCCAGGCGGCCGGAAAGATGGGATTCGGCACGACGGAAGTCGGCGATCTGGTTGCCGGAATGGTGTGA